Proteins encoded by one window of Emticicia oligotrophica DSM 17448:
- the rplM gene encoding 50S ribosomal protein L13: MKHLSYKTVAANSQTVNKEWVVVDATDKVLGRLCSQIANIIRGKNKTNYTPHVDCGDNVIVINAEKIRLTGKKMTDKVYIRHTGHPGGQRFATPREILAKDGRRVVEMAVKGMLPKGRLGRRLYTNLYVYAGSEHPHAAQSPKTIELA; the protein is encoded by the coding sequence GTGAAGCATTTAAGTTACAAGACAGTTGCGGCAAACAGCCAAACTGTAAATAAAGAATGGGTAGTTGTTGATGCTACCGACAAAGTATTGGGCCGCTTGTGTAGCCAAATCGCGAATATTATTCGTGGTAAGAACAAAACAAACTATACTCCTCATGTAGATTGTGGTGACAACGTGATTGTTATCAATGCTGAGAAAATCCGTTTGACTGGTAAGAAAATGACTGACAAAGTTTATATCCGTCACACAGGTCATCCAGGTGGACAGCGTTTCGCAACTCCACGTGAAATTTTGGCTAAAGATGGCCGTCGTGTAGTTGAAATGGCTGTAAAAGGTATGTTGCCGAAAGGTCGTTTAGGACGTCGTTTATATACAAATCTTTATGTATATGCAGGTTCTGAGCACCCACACGCCGCTCAATCACCAAAAACAATCGAATTGGCTTAA